The Pyxidicoccus sp. MSG2 DNA segment GAGGACGCGGAGGCCAAGGACTCCACCCGCGCGGTGCTGGTGTTCAGCCTGGACCGCATCCTGCGGCTGCTGCATCCGTTCATGCCGTTCATCACCGAGGAGATCTGGCAGAAGCTGCCGATGTCCCGGCCGACGGCCAGCATCATGATTGCCCCGTTCCCCACGCCGGAGGCGGCGCTGGTGGACGAGGCGGCCGAAGCGGAGATGGCGCCCGTCATCGCCGCGATTGAAGGCCTGCGCACCATCCGCGGCGAGAGCAACCTGCCGCCCGCCACGAAGGTGAAGGCGGTGGTGCAGAGCCCGGACGCGCGCACGCGCGAATTGCTGGAGCGGTGGCGTGGCTACCTCATGCCGCTGGCCGGCCTCTCCGAGGTGCAGGTGGGCGCGCCGGGCGCGAAGCCGCCGCAGGCCGCCGCCTTCGTGGGCTCGAATCTGGAGATCTACGTCCCGCTGGCGGGCCTCGTCGATTTGGACGCGGAGCGCGAGCGGTTGAAGAAGGAGATTGCCCGCGCCGAGCAGGAAGTGGCCGGCGTGCTGCGCAAGCTGGAGAACCCCAACTTCGTGGCCAAGGCGCCGCCGGACGTGGTGGTGAAGGACCGTGCCCGCGTCGAGGAGCTGAACGAGCGCAAGGCCAAGCTTCAGGACCACCTGCAGCGGATTGCCCCGGAGCCCGCCATGCCCGAGAACACGCCGTCTGAGAGCAGCACGTCGTCGTCCCAGGAGGCCGTCTCCCCCTCCGCCCAGGCCCAGGTGAAGGCCGCCCCGACGCAGGAAGAGAAGGGCGGTGTGGACCTGGGCCGGGAGTTGAAGGGTGAGATGGGTGACTCGGGCGGCGCGCCCGAGGCCGAGGACTCGCAGGTCCAGGACGCGCTCGCGAAGCTGCGGGAGCGCACCAAGGAGGGCCTGTCCGCGGCCGACCACCAGGACCTCGGCGTCGCGTACATGAGCATGGGGCTCGTGGACGACGCGATGCGCGAGTTCAACCGGGCCAAGGAGGGCGACGCCGAGGCGCCGGCCACCGGCACGGACGAGGACTCCGCTTCGGCGAAGGCGCAGGGCGACAAGCTGGCGAAGCAGGTGCCGGCGGCGAAGCCCAAGCGCCCGGCCCCGGCGAAGAAGACGCCGTCCGCTCCGGCGAAGGTGCAGGGCGACAAGCTGGCGAAGCAGGCTGCCCCCCCGGCGGCGCCCGCGAAGAAGGCGGCTGCTCCCGCGAAGAAGGCCGCGGCTCCCGCGAAGAAGGCCGTGGCGAAGAAGGCCCCCGTGAAGGCGGCAGCGGCGAAGAAGGCCCCCGCCAAGAAGGCCGCGGGCAAGGCTCCGGCGAAGAAGGCCGCGGCGAAGAAGGCCCCCGCCAAGAAGGCCGCGGGCAAGGCTCCGGCGAAGAAGGCCCCCGCGAAGAAGGCGGCGGCGAAGAAGGCGGCGGGTCGGAAGGCTCCCGCGAAGAAGGCCTCCGCGAAGAAGGCGGCGGCGAAGAAGGCCACCCGGGCGAAGCCCACGGCACGGGCGAAGGCCCGGCGGTAACTGGAGGCGACGTGCAGCAGGATTACCTCGACCGTCTCATCGCGCTCGCCCTCGATGAGGACCTGGGGGCGGCGGGAGACGTCACCTCGCAGGCCCTCATTCCTCCGGATGCGGAGGGCAGCGCGGAGCTGGTCGCGAAGGAGCAACTGGTGCTCGCGGGGATGGAGGCCTTCATCCGCGTGTTCCACAAGGTGGACCCCGACGTCGAGGTGGAGCTGATCCGCCGTGACGGCGAGGAGATCAAACCCAAGGTGGTCGCCGCGCGCTGCCACGGGCGGCTGCGCTCGCTGCTGGTGGCGGAGCGCACCGCGCTCAACCTCGTCCAGCGAGCCGCGGGCATCGCCACCCTGGCGCAGCAGGCGATGACGTCCGTGCGGGGGTCCAAGCTGAAGGTGCTGGATACCCGCAAGACGCCTCCGGGCATGCGCACGCTGGCCAAGGACGCCGTCCGCATGGGCGGCGCCTCCAACCACCGTTTCGGCCTCTTCGATGGCGTCCTCATCAAGGACAATCACATCGCGGCGGTGGGGGGTTCCATCTCCGAGGCCCTCCGCCTCGCGAAGCTGCACGGGCCCCGACTGGCCAAGATTGAAATCGAGGTCACCAACCTCAAGCAGCTCGCCGAGGCGATTGAGCACGGCGCCGACGTGGTGATGCTCGACAACATGGACGACGCGCAGATTCGCGAGGCGGTGAAGCTCACGAATGGCCGCGTTCCGCTCGAGGTCTCCGGCGGCGTCACCCTGGACCGGCTGCCCCGCCTGGCGAAGATGGGCGTGGACTTCGTGTCCATGGGCGCGCTGACGCACTCCGCGCGGGCCATGGACCTGTCGTTGGAAATCACCGGCACGGCGAAGAAGCCGCGCAAGGCGAAGCCGGCGTAGAGCGCATGCGAGGGCCGGGGCTGACGCGGCCATGGCCCTTCGCTGCTTCTCCCGGAGAGGGGCCCGAACTGGCGCCCCCCTCCGGCACGGCTCACGGCGAGTAGCGGCCCAGGAAGAGGTCCTTGCCACCCGCGCTCGTCTGGCCGGGCAGGGTGCCCATGGTGCCGCCCACGAGGTACACGCCGTTGCCGGTCAGTGTCGCCGCACCCAGCGCCACCTCGTCCGTGGCGGAGCCCAGGTGCTGTGTCCAGCCCCGGGTGCCATCACCGGCATATTGGGCGAGGTACGCGTCGAAGCCGCCCGCGTAACCCGGAGCCAGTGTGCCGGTGCTGGAGCCGGCCAGGTACACGGTGCCGCTGGAGTCGGTGGCCACGCCGTAGCCGAACTCATCCGCGGCGGTGCCGAGCTGGCGGGCCCACTGGCGGTCCCCCGAGCTCGTCCAGCGCGACACGAAGGCATCCGAGCCACCCTGGTTGTCGAACGCCAGCGCGCCCGTGGTGGACCCGCCCACGACGATGGCGCCCGTGCCATCCACCTCCACGTCCTGCGCGACGTCGTTGCCAGCGCTGCCCCACTGGCGCACCCACGACAGCGTGCCCGTGGCGCTGTACTTCGCGAGGAAGACGTCCTGGCCGCCGCTGCTCGCGGCCCCCTGCATGGAGCCGCTGGTGACGCCCGTCACGTAGACGTTGCCGCCGGAGTCCGCCGCCACGCCGTAGGCGAGGTCGTCCGAGGACGTGCCCAGCATGCGCACCCAGAGGAGGCCGCCCGTCGCGCTGTACTTCGCCACGAAGGCGTCCTTCAGCCCGGCGTTGGTGCCCTGGAGCGAGCCCGAGGTGTAGCCCGCGACGAAGAAGTTCGTTCCGTCCGTGGCCACCGCCCGCACCGAGTCCTCGGCGGCCGTGCCCAGCATGCGCACCCACTCGCGTGTCCCCAGCGTGTTGTACTTCGCGACGAAGCCGTCGGAGGTGCCTCCGAGATACGCCTCATCCGCGAGGCCGCTGCTCGCGTTGCCGCCCATGACGACGGCCGTGGAGGTGGCCGCCACGCCGTAGGCGTGCTCGTCACCCGCGGCGCCCAATTGCCGGCCCCAGTCCCGGCTGCCCGAGGCGCTGTAGTGCCGCAGCACCGCGTCGCGGCCGCCCTGGTTGTCGTAGTCGAACGCGCCCAGCGAGTAGCCCGCCACGTAGGCGCCCCCGTTCGGGTCCGCCGCCACCGCATAGCCGTACTCGTCCGAGGACGTGCCGGTCTGCTGCTGCCACAGCAGGTCCCCGCCCGTGGGGGGCGGAGTCGTCGTCGTGCAGCGCTCCAGCGCGCCCTTGTCCGGCGCGCTCCCGCAGAAGGTGGCGCCCGTGTTGTTCAGCGCGCTGTCCACCGCGGGCGACGTCGACTGGAGCGTCAAATCGCCCGCGGACTCCTGCGTGAAGGCCGGCGCCGCCACCGCGCTGGTCGGGTCTCTCAGCGTCAGTCCGCCGATGGCGCAGGCGCTGCTGCGCCAGCCGCTCAGGTCCTTGTCGCCCTGGGCGAAGTCGCAGGCGAGGTGCGCGGCGGAGCCGTCCGCATGGGAGTAGAGATTCCCATCGGACTCGAAGTCCACGAGGTAGTGGCCGTCCGTCACCAGCCACCGCGAGCCGGCCGCGGACAGCGAGATGACGTTGTTCCAGAAGTCCATGTTGCGCACCGTCCACCCCGCGCCGGAGATGACGACGCCCATGCGGCCCGCCTGGGAGATGGTGTTGTGGAAGAAGTCGCCACCATCGAGCTTCTGGACGTACAGGGCGGTGCCCGAGGTGCTGTTGTTGCCGCAGCCCTTCTCGCCCCAGTACAGGTGGTGGAAGCGGGTGCGGGCCACGACGATGTTTGCCACCGGGTCGGTGGCGCTGTTGCCGACGCCCACGCCCATGCAGGCGTCGGAGATTTCGGAGTCCTCCACGCGGATGCCCTGGGCGCTGAAGTGGAAGATGGTGGTGCCTCCGCCCCGGAGCGTGCCGCTGGAGTCCTTCGCGGCGCGGAAGCCGTGGTAGCGCTCGCGGCGCAGCGTGATGAAGTCGCAGTCCTTGATGTCCGCGGCCTCCTCCACCACGCCCTGGTTGGCCGGGCTGGTGAACATGTCGTTGTCCTCCAGCGTGATGTCCGCGGGCCGCGCTCCGGGCGTGTAGCCATAGAGCGGGCCGGCGCACTGGAGCCCGTCACCGGTGTTGTCGTGGATGGTGTTGCCCTTCACCAGCACGGAGTGCGAGTCGGACAGGACGACGATGGCGTGGCCGTCATCGCGCTCACGGCAGTAGCGGCGCAGGACGTTGGACGCGTCGTACTCGGGCTTGCAGAAGCTGCCGGCGGAGCAGTCCGCGTGCGTGGTGCAGGCCACGCCCCGGGCGCTGCCCGCGGTGTGCTCGAAGGTGTTGCGAAGCTCGTTGCCCTGGATGAGGACGTACTGGGCCTGCACGTTGAGCGCGTCCAGCGAGGCGTCGCGCACCAGGCTGTTGCGCAGCGTCAGGTGGTCCGAGCGGAAGAGCACCACGTGCGTCCGCGCATAGCGGCCGTCCAGCTCCAGCCCGTCGAGAATCCAGTACCGCCGGTTGAGGCGGAAGATGGGCGCGCTGCCGTTGCTCTTGAGCACCGGCTTCGCTTCGCCGGGCGCACCGCGCACGGTGATGGGCGCAGCGGCCGTGCCGTCGAGGGCCGAAGCGGAGGCCAGGTCCACCTGCACCGCGTCGTAGGTGCCTGCGTGGACGTAGACGGTGAAGCCGGCGGGCAGGCCGCGCACCGCTCGCACCACCGAACGCCACGGTCTGGCCGCGCTGCCGTCACCCGTGGAGTCGCTGCCGGTGAGGCTGACGTGAACCACCTTGTCGGCGGGTGACACGTAGCTGGCATAGGCGTTCTGTGACTGCACCGTCGCTGCACTGCGACGGTCCCCGGCCACGATGTCCTTGCTCACGGCCGCGGAGGCCTGGCAGGCAAGGGTCAGCACCGCGAGCGCGTAACTCCGCGCCACATTCCCACGCATTCGGA contains these protein-coding regions:
- a CDS encoding SBBP repeat-containing protein, whose translation is MRGNVARSYALAVLTLACQASAAVSKDIVAGDRRSAATVQSQNAYASYVSPADKVVHVSLTGSDSTGDGSAARPWRSVVRAVRGLPAGFTVYVHAGTYDAVQVDLASASALDGTAAAPITVRGAPGEAKPVLKSNGSAPIFRLNRRYWILDGLELDGRYARTHVVLFRSDHLTLRNSLVRDASLDALNVQAQYVLIQGNELRNTFEHTAGSARGVACTTHADCSAGSFCKPEYDASNVLRRYCRERDDGHAIVVLSDSHSVLVKGNTIHDNTGDGLQCAGPLYGYTPGARPADITLEDNDMFTSPANQGVVEEAADIKDCDFITLRRERYHGFRAAKDSSGTLRGGGTTIFHFSAQGIRVEDSEISDACMGVGVGNSATDPVANIVVARTRFHHLYWGEKGCGNNSTSGTALYVQKLDGGDFFHNTISQAGRMGVVISGAGWTVRNMDFWNNVISLSAAGSRWLVTDGHYLVDFESDGNLYSHADGSAAHLACDFAQGDKDLSGWRSSACAIGGLTLRDPTSAVAAPAFTQESAGDLTLQSTSPAVDSALNNTGATFCGSAPDKGALERCTTTTPPPTGGDLLWQQQTGTSSDEYGYAVAADPNGGAYVAGYSLGAFDYDNQGGRDAVLRHYSASGSRDWGRQLGAAGDEHAYGVAATSTAVVMGGNASSGLADEAYLGGTSDGFVAKYNTLGTREWVRMLGTAAEDSVRAVATDGTNFFVAGYTSGSLQGTNAGLKDAFVAKYSATGGLLWVRMLGTSSDDLAYGVAADSGGNVYVTGVTSGSMQGAASSGGQDVFLAKYSATGTLSWVRQWGSAGNDVAQDVEVDGTGAIVVGGSTTGALAFDNQGGSDAFVSRWTSSGDRQWARQLGTAADEFGYGVATDSSGTVYLAGSSTGTLAPGYAGGFDAYLAQYAGDGTRGWTQHLGSATDEVALGAATLTGNGVYLVGGTMGTLPGQTSAGGKDLFLGRYSP
- the nadC gene encoding carboxylating nicotinate-nucleotide diphosphorylase, coding for MQQDYLDRLIALALDEDLGAAGDVTSQALIPPDAEGSAELVAKEQLVLAGMEAFIRVFHKVDPDVEVELIRRDGEEIKPKVVAARCHGRLRSLLVAERTALNLVQRAAGIATLAQQAMTSVRGSKLKVLDTRKTPPGMRTLAKDAVRMGGASNHRFGLFDGVLIKDNHIAAVGGSISEALRLAKLHGPRLAKIEIEVTNLKQLAEAIEHGADVVMLDNMDDAQIREAVKLTNGRVPLEVSGGVTLDRLPRLAKMGVDFVSMGALTHSARAMDLSLEITGTAKKPRKAKPA